One segment of Agrococcus sp. ProA11 DNA contains the following:
- the rsmG gene encoding 16S rRNA (guanine(527)-N(7))-methyltransferase RsmG: MSDATPPLLEDEPAAAAAIFGDRIEFARSYADSLARHGETLGLIGPRELPQLWSRHILNSALLAPLLCGRVGDVGSGAGLPGLVLAIARPDIDVTLIEPMERRTDWLQSEVDRMGLDNVRVLRARAEDLAGSGDLLPLDQVTARAVSALRTLIPLTAPLVRSGGQLALLKGERAAQEITAAQKVIRRHRLEDVEVLELGAAFGLETTRVVRATVDP; the protein is encoded by the coding sequence ATGAGCGACGCCACTCCCCCGCTTCTCGAGGACGAGCCGGCTGCTGCCGCCGCGATCTTCGGCGACCGCATCGAGTTCGCTCGCTCCTACGCCGACTCGCTTGCCAGGCATGGAGAGACACTCGGGCTCATCGGCCCCCGCGAGCTGCCCCAGCTCTGGTCACGACATATCCTCAATTCTGCTCTACTTGCGCCGCTGCTGTGTGGCCGAGTGGGTGATGTCGGCTCCGGCGCGGGCCTGCCGGGTCTGGTGCTCGCCATCGCTCGCCCTGACATCGACGTGACCCTCATCGAGCCGATGGAGCGGCGGACTGACTGGCTGCAGTCCGAGGTCGATCGCATGGGTCTCGACAACGTACGCGTCTTGCGCGCCCGGGCCGAAGATCTCGCGGGGTCCGGCGACCTCCTTCCCCTGGATCAGGTGACGGCGCGTGCCGTGTCGGCGCTCCGGACGCTCATCCCACTCACCGCTCCCCTGGTGCGCAGCGGTGGCCAGCTCGCGCTGCTCAAGGGCGAGCGCGCTGCCCAGGAGATCACGGCCGCGCAGAAGGTCATCCGTCGCCACCGCCTCGAGGATGTGGAGGTGCTCGAGCTCGGTGCGGCGTTCGGCCTGGAGACCACTCGGGTCGTTCGGGCGACGGTCGATCCCTGA
- a CDS encoding R3H domain-containing nucleic acid-binding protein produces MTEQDTTVQDATDQDEARQNEAGPADEGEIAADYIEGLLDIADLDGDIEIEQTDTRTTIVVGESGDDLAGLAKPDAVAALQELTRLAVQQQTGDFSRLVLDVAGSRDARAEELQTLVDRAAASIAGGADRVPLEPMSSYERKLVHDLIRERGLSSESEGEAQDRHIVVLPA; encoded by the coding sequence ATGACGGAGCAGGACACCACGGTGCAGGACGCGACCGACCAGGACGAGGCCAGGCAGAACGAGGCCGGCCCCGCTGACGAGGGCGAGATCGCCGCCGACTACATCGAGGGTCTGCTGGACATCGCCGACCTCGACGGCGACATCGAGATCGAGCAGACCGACACCCGCACCACCATCGTCGTCGGTGAATCCGGTGACGACCTGGCCGGGCTCGCGAAGCCGGATGCCGTGGCCGCGCTCCAGGAGCTCACGCGTCTCGCGGTGCAGCAGCAGACCGGTGACTTCTCGCGACTGGTGCTGGATGTCGCCGGCTCCCGCGACGCGCGCGCTGAAGAGCTGCAGACGCTGGTCGATCGTGCGGCGGCGTCCATCGCCGGCGGTGCCGACCGCGTGCCGCTCGAGCCGATGTCGTCGTACGAGCGCAAGCTGGTGCACGATCTGATTCGTGAGCGCGGTCTCTCCAGCGAGTCCGAGGGCGAGGCGCAGGATCGCCACATCGTCGTCCTGCCCGCGTAG